GAACCCTCGTCCTAACGCTTACCGTCAACCCCCAGCCTAGATGCGGCATAACCTCTATCTCATCACCCAGGTCTGTAGCGGTTATGGCTTGAAGATGCACGAAGCCCAGCTTTTCGGCTAAAAACCTCACGACCTCCTTATAATGTTCCGGAGGAGTGTAGAAGAAAACCCTGCGGGGGGCGGTCTTAAACTCTGAGACCTTATCGCCGAAGGCTTCTTTAAGCCTGGATACGACGTCTTCCTCGTTCATAGCTTACCGCCGAGTTTAGCTAACAAAGCCGCGACCCCGTTTATTATAGCCTCAGGCTTGGGTGGACACCCAGGTATATACGCGTCTACCGGAAGGACCGCGTCTAAGCCCGGATACACGTTGTAGCATCCCCGGAAGACCCCACCGCTACATGCACACGCGCCCACGGCCACCACGAACTTAGGCTCAGGCATCTGCTCGTAAACCCTTATGAGTCTGTCTCTAACCTGCCTAGTTACCGGCCCGGTAACAACCATAACGTCCGCGTGTCTGGGGCTACCTTTAAGCAGGCAACCAAACCTTTCCAAGTCGTATCTGGGGGTTAAAGCTGCGAGAACCTCTATATCACAGCCGTTACATCCTCCCGTGTTAAAATGTAGAAGCCA
This genomic window from Candidatus Bathyarchaeota archaeon contains:
- a CDS encoding NADH-quinone oxidoreductase subunit B family protein, whose amino-acid sequence is MGITMWSRLRSPWLLHFNTGGCNGCDIEVLAALTPRYDLERFGCLLKGSPRHADVMVVTGPVTRQVRDRLIRVYEQMPEPKFVVAVGACACSGGVFRGCYNVYPGLDAVLPVDAYIPGCPPKPEAIINGVAALLAKLGGKL
- a CDS encoding NADH-quinone oxidoreductase subunit C; protein product: MNEEDVVSRLKEAFGDKVSEFKTAPRRVFFYTPPEHYKEVVRFLAEKLGFVHLQAITATDLGDEIEVMPHLGWGLTVSVRTRVPKDKPVVDSVVDVIPGASVHEREVHDMLGVEFRGNPNLTRILLPEDWPKGVYPLRREAKLTPPKPIRGGKE